In Xiphophorus maculatus strain JP 163 A chromosome 18, X_maculatus-5.0-male, whole genome shotgun sequence, a single genomic region encodes these proteins:
- the triap1 gene encoding TP53-regulated inhibitor of apoptosis 1: MNSVGEACTELKREYDQCFNRWFAEHFLKGDRSGDPCTETFRKYQRCVQKAIKEKDIPIDGVEFMGPNKDKPES; this comes from the coding sequence ATGAACAGCGTCGGGGAGGCCTGCACGGAGCTGAAGCGGGAGTACGACCAGTGCTTCAACCGCTGGTTCGCGGAGCACTTCCTGAAGGGGGACCGGAGCGGGGACCCGTGCACCGAGACCTTCCGGAAGTACCAGCGCTGCGTGCAGAAGGCCATCAAGGAGAAGGACATCCCGATCGACGGGGTGGAGTTCATGGGGCCCAACAAGGACAAACCTGAGAGCTGA